The genome window GAGACAGTCTGGGCCTGGGCGGGGCCCAGCCGCAGCGGTCCATATCGCTGCTGGACAGGGCGCTCGCGAGCTACCGCCAGCTGACGCACAAGCACCATCCCAAAATTGCCGAGCTTACCGCCAGGATCGCCGCAACGCCGGACGCCGGGGAAAAGGCCGGGCTGCAAACCCAACTGGACGCATGGATACGGGACTGGGAAGCCCTGAAGGCGGAAATCGGCAAAACGTATAAATACCAGCGGGACGGGGAAGCGTTGCGCTTCACGCTGCAAGACGAACTGGCCGCCCTGGAGGACGAGGCAAAGAACAATACGCAGCCTGAGTCTTCCATGGTCAAGACCTTCGCCCAGCTGACCGCCAACGGGTTTGACTCCCCGCAGGTAGCGAAAATAAAAGATAAAATCCGGCAGATCGACAAAGAGATAGCCGGCAACGCCGAGCAGCACAAAAAACTGGTGGCCATCGCCAACAAAGATCTGCTCCTGACCAGGAACGAGGTCATAGCGGAATTCAGCAAAATTTCGGGAATTCCCGCGACAAAGCTGGATGAAAACGAGATCGAGAACCTGATCAACCTCGAGAGCAACCTGTTATCCCGGATTTTCGGCCAGGATGACGCGGTGCGGCACGTGGCCAACTCGATCAAGGTCTCCAAGGTCGATACCATGGAGGAATCGGGCCCGGCTGTCTCCTACCTGTTCCTGGGGCCCTCCGGGGTGGGCAAGACGGAGATGGCCAAAGCCATCGCCCAATACGTATTGGGCGATGAAAAGGCGTTGGTCCGGTTCGACATGTCCGAATACATGGAAAAGCACGCTGTGGCCAAGCTCATCGGCGCGCCTCCGGGATACGAAGGGTTTGAGGCCGGGGGCATTCTGACCAATTCGGTCAGGAAAAAACCCGTGGGCGTCTATCTGTTCGATGAAAAGGGCGGCAATATCTGGGCCGTGAGAGGCTGCTACAACCAGAACTGCGACAGCGACTCGTCGCTCTATTACAGGATCAAGCCTTCCGTCTTCCACCATCTGTGGAGCCTCAGCCATAACGGCACCATCTTCCTGCCCGATACCATCGGCTCCAGCGTGCCGACAGGGCTGACGCGCTGCGAGGTGGATTCCTACGGCATCCGCACGAGGGTCTTGATGACGTTTCACGTCTATCCCAGCATTTTGAAGATAATGTGCGAGAATTACGGCGCGCCCGAAAAATGAAGGCGGGAAAATAGCGTAACAAAGCCGCACGGCAAAACAATCCCCTCGCCGTGGAGCGGTATTGCCCGGCGCGGGAGGGAGAGCGTTGCGGCGAAGACTTTTATCGCGCGTCGTGAGAGTTCCACAGCCTGATGGCCGCGCCTTCGCTGACCGACCAGCGCGTGGGGCCGTTGCCGCATTCGCAGACGACGCGGTACAGATCTTGCGTCCGGCCGAGGGGACGCGTGGTCTCAATCTTCACGGCAATTTTGCCGCACTTGATGCAAGGACGAATGGATATGGGGAAATTCTCTTTAGCCATTCGTTGATAATAAACTTAAGAGTCCGAATAGTCAAAAGGTTCGGCTCGTGGCGGAACGGCTTTACTCGGAGCGCATACGCGACGGGTTGAAGCATATTCTGCTGGCTCGGCGGAGCGTTATGACGTGTTGTAGGATGAGGCGTCCGCTGACCAGAGTAAGCAAATTTGTGGAGGACTGCTGATGGTTTACACTCGTCCCCAAAATACACGAAAACTTGATAAAACACAGAAAGTTTCACTAGTAAAGGAATACATAGCCCAGTACGAGCAGGCTTTACGCGAGCAAGGGGTTGAAGCTCTGAATTCGAAAATCCAGCGTGAGGTATTTGCGCCGATTTTGAATGATATTGGCGAAATTTTGTTATCTCAAGCAGGTAGCCTTTTGCGTGAGAATGAAGATGTAAAAACTTTTTTAAAAAACAATCCGTTGCCGCGCCATATGGCGGAGCTATTGCCTGAAGAATTCCGAGTGTTCTCCCTGTTACTGAACTCTTTAAAGCAGTGGGTTTCAGCGGAATCCGCCGCGACGGATAGATTTCTTTTGGGCGGTACTGCGCGACAGACGTGTCGAAAAGCTGTTACACATTGTATTATTACAGGCGAACCACTCGGTGATAGCGCTGAATTGCATCATCCAGTTCGAGATGGCAGGCCGCCTGTTCTTTTAAGCAAAAAAGGACACGAAATTGTCGAGCGGGCTGTGACGAGAGAGACTGCTGGAGAAGAGTTAGGCGGTGAGGATTTATCTGAGTCGCAAAACGAACTGTGGCAAGACCTACAGGTCATGCGTTCTCAGCGTAGTCAGTCCTGGGTTCAGTTGCGAGAAGGGTGTTTACACCTTCTTAATCCTGCGGAACCATGCAGACCTGGCGCAAAATCCTTTGCTAACGTGGTAATGCGTGATACTGGCAGAACCCCGACGGATGTCCTTAATCTTCTTGATTTGATGGGCAAATAGCCACTATGATATCATCCTCGAATCCGGCGAGACAACGCCGGAAAGAGAAATCCCTAAAGTCCGCTTATAGCGTGACTTTCGGGATTCATCCGAACTTGTCCGGATAGGCTGATTTATGAAGGATACAACTTCGAGCAAACCCTACCGAAGTAACCAAACATCTCAGTCGCTTCACCGGAATTGTAAAACGCTCTCAGCTTTTCGTTAAATTCTTCCGTCGTTTCTCTCAGGACGGTAATCGGGTAATAGCCCGCCGACAAAAGCACTCCGTTCATCATCAGTGAGGCGGTTCGCTTGTTGCAATCAAAGAAAAACTGCGTCCGGGACATGAAAAGGAAAGTGGCAATTGCCCGCTCTATGGGGTTTTCCATCTGTTCGCGTAAAAAAGAAAATCCTTTTTCAGCAAGCGAGGGAAGTTCATCCGCTGCCGGTGGGACGTACGACACCCCGTGAATGTGAACTTGCTGGCTCCTCAGTGTGCCCCATTCCAAGGCCTCTTCTTTACCGACAACAGCGTGAAGCTGCTTGGCGAAGTCCATATCAAGGCGAAAGGACACATTTTTTATGGAATCAATCAATTGGGTCGCTGCATCGCCGAAGCGTTTCACCTGGCTCAACTGGTCAATGCTGATGCCCCCCACGGCTTGCCCTTGGAGAATGGTTTCCGTCTGCGGCAGGGTGGAGGGGTTATTTTCAAAAACCCCCAAAGAGTTCCAGACAATCCCGGCCATGTTCTTTTTGAACATGAAAAGGGCCAAGTCCGGCCTGTTTTCATGCGGCACCGAGATGACTGTCGGCTCCCAGGAAAAGCCGAGAGATACTTCAAAAAGCCGTTTATCCATTGCAGGGTCCGATGAAAGCAGGGTTTCATTCCACTCAAGAACATTGAGTAGAAACGTTTAGTGTTTATCGTACTCAATTTCCTACGCAATAATTGTACAGGAATCAATGATGCCCGGCGGGCCTCCCTGAGCATGAAAAAGCCTCAAAACCTATGTCGTCAAAGGATTTGAGGCTTTAATAAATCCACCGTCAGACTAAAATTTGGTGGAGGCGGGGGGAATTGAACCCCCGTCCGAGAAGTTTTCACGCGGAACGTCTACAGGTTTATGCCGGGTATGCGTCTTTCCGGAAGGGTCGCCCCCGACAGGGCATCTTCCGGGCAGCCTGCCGTAAAGTCTCGCGCCCGTCGCGACAGACATCTCGGGACGCCAGCCTGTTTAAGTATGTCCGATCCGGTGGTTCCAACAGGCGAAGACCCATCCATCACGGCGCGGTCAATTAAGCCGCGTAAGCGTAGTCGTAATCGTTGCCAATTACTTGTGTGCCGCTTTTTACGAGGCCAGCGGCGCCTCGACCTGCAATTCCGGCTTCCACGTCCCCGTCGAAACCAGTGCGCCCCCAATTCGGATACCCGCTTGAGGTCCACAATACATAAGGCATTTTCCGTAAAATGCAAGGATAAAACCGCCGGACCCCGGCCGGAAGAATCACGGCCGGGGTCCGGATGCACTTGCCGGAGCTTCCTAACGGCGGAAATATTCCGCCAGTTCCTGCCCGAGCACGCGTTCCGTCGTACCGGCCTTGAACGCGCGGCAACAGCCGGGAGATACTTCGTCGATGAGCAGGGGGGCGCCGTTTTCATCCAGGCCCCATTCGATTTTGATGTCCCAGAGATCCAGCTTGCGGGCCGTGAACATATCCTTGATGGCGGCCATGACGGCCCGGTTCTTTTCCCAGAGCTCGTCCATGACCTTGCCGTCCACGATGCCCAGCGCCACCAGGGCGGAAGGCACGATGGGCGGATCGCCCGCGGCGTCGTCTTTCAGGGTTACTTCAAACACGGGGGAGGGCAGGCGCATGCCGTCCTTCACGCCGGGCACCATGGCATAGCGGCGCAGGAAGCTGCCCGTGCAGACCCAGCGCGCCACCCATTCAATGCCGGGGGTGAACATTTTCGCCTTGACCACATCCATGGAAAGCGACGGCAGATCAAAGGAGAGCATGTGCGTGCGCGCGATGTTCTTTTCGTTGATTTCCTTGAAGATGGCGGAGGTCATCAGAAGACAGGCTTCGCCCTGGCCGGGAATGGTTTCTTCCGCGAGATTGTTGCCGCCGGGATCGATCTCGCCGGCGTCATTTTTGGTGACCCTGTCCGTGAAAACGAGGTGGAACACGCCCGGTCCCTTCTCGTAAACATCCTTTGTTTTTCCCCGGTAAACAAGCTGCATATGAAAGTCTCCTTGCTGTAATGTCGAAGACTTTCTCTAAACCGGGCCTTGCCGGGATGCAAGCATTTTACCCGGAAGAAGGGGGGCGGCGGCGGGAAAGGCGCACGGCGAAACCCGGAACAGGCGTGGTATCCGTTCCGGGAAAAAAAACGTTTTTTACGTGCGCGAGAAGTAAAAGTGGCTCATATCCCCTTTCAGGCTCATCTGGTAAACCGAGTAGGAGGATTTGTCGGCCCCGGAAGCCGTGTACGCTTCCATGCCCGTGTGCCGGGTCATGACCTTGTTGATGTTGGTCAGGTCTCGCAGCACCTCCGATTGGGAGGCTATTTCCCCAAACGCCGTGGACAGGGCGGGATTTTCGGACAAAATGGCGTCCATGCGCTCTTTTTCCGGGTGCTCGCCCGCTACCGTCAGAGAATTGTTCCGGTCAAGCCGCAGGGTCATTTTTTGCGTCAGGTCGACGCCATTCTCGGAAAGCGTCGTATACAGCGTGTCTATGAAGCCTTCCTGCAGCTTTTCGACGTTGGCGGACAGGGTGTTCAAAACATTGTTCTCCGAGCCGGCTATTTCACTGAGAACCGCCTGGATGCGCGGGGCAAGCGACGACAGTTTCGCCTGGTCCGTCATCTCCTGCAGGGTTCCCGACCCCGGAGCCTTGCCGGCGGCGTCACCCCGTGCGTCCGGAGTGTACTTTTCGCCCGTACTGCCGACGGTTCCCGGCTGGTTCGCGTATATGGACGATATCGTCACGGGCCTCTCCTTTGTGAGCAGATTTTGCCTCTGCCACTCCCTTGCCTGGAACAGAGCAAGTTTGGTGCCAGTCGTTAAAAAGTATTATCGTAAATAATATTAGTGCTATAGGAAAAGAAGGGAGTGGGAAAAAATTGACTCCGGCATGCAAAAAAAGACGGCCGCATAAGCCGTCTTTTTTGCCGGTCCGGTAAAACAGGGGGCTCCAATACGGACATTGCGCGGGATAACGGCATTGGCGTGGCGACTGTCGAGCGCTATTACCACCAGATGATCGTCCATAAAAACAGCCATTTCCAGAACCGTGTCTGTCCTCGCGTTCTGGGTATCGATGAGCACCGGTTCACCCGGCGGCACGGTTTTGTGACCACGTTTTGCGATTTACAGAAAAGAAAGGTCATCGATATCGCCCTGGGCCGCGATCAGGGCCGGTTACGTGAGTTTTTGCTTTCGCTCAAAGGCCGGGAGCGGGTGAAGGTCGTTTGCATCGACATGAACTCGGCCTATCGCACCCTTGTCCGGCAATGGTTTCCGAACGCGATGATCGTGAGCGACCGGTTTCATGTCATCCGACTGGTGCAGCATCATTTTGCCAAGGTGTGCAAACTTGTGGACGAAGAGCACATTTCTTATGGCCGTGGCGGTTTGCTGCGCGTGCTGATGACCCGGCCGAAGGAAGCAATGGGTTGAGCAATAGTGGTCATGGTCAAAAGACTCCTTTGAACTGGTTGGGTGTTATGGCCTCCTCAAGCGAGGCCCGGTTAAATCTTTCTGCCGTTGTGGGCATTGCGTAACGTCTCGTTAGCGATTGGCTTCCCCCGCCCAATACCCTGCCTTCAATCCTTCAAGGTCCAGCAACGGCCGAGCATACTCGCTGAACCCTTTCGTCACCTCCGCATAGAGTATGTGCGGCAAGGTGTCCGGGGCATATCGACCGTATGTCATGGTGTCGTGGCTGTGCCCCAGGTGGCGGGCTGCACTCTTTTCCATGACGCGGTTCTGGTCGCACCAGCGGGAAAGGGTGTGCCGGAAGCTATGAAAGTTCTTTTGCGGCTCGTTCTTTTTGGGGGCAATGCCCACGGCCTTCCGGTATTTGTTGAACCATTTGGACAGTTGGTGCCCGAAATTATCTTCTTCCTTCCGCCTATACAGTTCAGGGAACAGACGGCCGTCGCCTTGTGGCAGTCTGCCCTTTGCCCGCGCCGCTTCCGCTTTTTTGAATATCCAGCCGACATAGTCGAGGAAGGCGAGGTCATCCGTCAGCACCGGGGACAGGGGCACATAGTGGCGGGAGGCCGCAGTCTTGAGCCGCTGATACTCTTTGCCCATGTTGATGAACAGACACAACGTTTCCTTTCCTTCACCGTGCGCCGCCGTCTTGGCTTCCACTATGGCTTGGGGAATGGAGACACCAGGAACGAAGACTCGGCGGTGGTCCCCCTGCCGGTTCACCAAGACAATATCGTCTGTGTGAAGCTGAGACAGTTCTTCAAGTCGTGCCCCGGTAAAGAGGCCGAGCAACGGAACCCAAAAGCGGGACGCCTTGCCCCCGGAATCAAGTTTTCCGTGCCGGGCGACACGATTTTGTTCCCGCGCCGTGGTTCCGACAAGAAAACTGTGGGCACTGAACAGACTTGTCACATCCTGGTCGGTGAACGGGTCTCGTTCCTCGTGCGGCTGCTTTTCTGCCTTGATTTGTAGGATTCGCGCTATGCGGGGGTTGGTGTGATACTCCGATGTGGCCGCCCAATTGAGAAAAGCCGTGGGCGACTGGAAGTAGGTCTTGATGGTGTTGACCTTGATTCTGTCTTCCGGGGGGACGCCTCCCGATTCCGCAAGGTGAATAAGGGCGGGAGTGCCCAAGTCCCGGTATGCTCTGCTTTTGCTTCTGTTGGCCGGGAGTTGAAGTATGATGGTCTTGTACCGCTTCAAGTGCGCCGCGCTCAGACGGGACACCGGCAGGCGGTCATCTGGGTCAACAATGGCTTGGAACAAGGCGAACTTCGCCCGCTCCATTCGTGCAACCTTGGGCTTCCACGAGCCGTCAAGGGACTTATCTCGGAACATTTCCTCTATCGCTTCGGAGAGCTTCTTACCGGAAGGTGGTGTTTCCGGCTCTGGTGCCGTGGCTGCCGAGGGCGTAACGGCTGCGGCGGTGGGCGGCTGTGTCTGGACCTTCACCCGCCGCTTCTCCCGGCGCTGTTCCTGCCGTTCTTCAAGTCGGATGATTGCGGCGTCGTGGGCCTCATATTCTCCCAATGCCGTTTGCGCACCTAGCTTTGCGTCAGTCATGCTCATTTTCAACATTTCGTTATATGCTCTGACGAACGGCATTGATGCTTTGGGTGGTGTTGCCAAGATGGCATCCGCATTTTCCGTTTCCGGGTCGGTGCTGACCCCGTTCCACCGTAAAAGCCGCTCTGTAGCCCGCGCCGTATACCAGTGTGCTTTCCCGCTGATTAAGGCAACCCGCAGTTCCTCTTCCATTTTACGGCAGTTCTCAGAAAGCCTACGCGCCCGTCCCATAACATCATCTTCGGGCAGAGCGGGGGTAGGGTCATTGGCGAGGTATTCTTCCACTTCGTCTAAGATGGCATCCGCCTCCGGGTCGTCCGGTATCGGTCCCAAGTTACGACGAAAGGCTTCTTCCCCGGCTTCGGTGGAAAGAATCTGCCGCCCCTTGAGCGCAAGTAAAAGTGTGGTCTCCGCTATGGTACGAATCTCATCATCTGTCAGGCTGCCGAGTGCCCGGCCTTGGAAAAGGGGTGTGTACCCATGTTCATATGCTGTTTCGCCTTGTGCCACTTGCATTTTATCTCCACTTACGGGCCGGGGTGTGGACCTCCCGGCGCTAAAGGTTTTTCCTTCGTAAGTGGTCCCTATTAGATTTCGTTGGGAGAGAGGGTATTTATCACGGGCCAAAACGACCTCACGAACAAAGGCGAAAACCTCAAGCGCCGCCGTGGCGAGTCTGAGCGCCCGGAGCTTTGCCTCCGAGGCATAGCAACGGCCAAGACTGCGGCGATACTCGGTTTTCCCCAGGCAGGGCTGTAGGTCCGCCGGGATGCGGATACGGAAGGCCGGGGAATTATGGTGGGTGAAGAGGTAGGGAACGCCCTTACCGGCAGAAGCGGCGACGGTGACGGCGGGGGAGGAAGGCGCTACGGCGGTGCCTAAAAACATGATTGCCCCTCAAAGAACCCCGCCGTTGTTCGGCTGTGTGGACCCAACTTGTGGACCCACGGGGTTGTTTGAGGGGCAGAGCACGTAAAACCAGGATAAGTGCCTGATTTTATTAACTTTGGTAGCAAGGGAGGGAATTGAACTCTCGACACCGCGGGTATGAACCGCGTGCTCTAACCATCTGAGCTACCTTGCCGTAAGCATTGACCGCGTACACGGTCAATGGAAGGGCTATTTACCCAAGACTCGAACTCTTGGCAAGGTTTTTTTCCAACTTTCTTGCAAGGCGCACCGCCTTGGTGTAAAACCCAATCCCCAACAGGAGATCAGCCATGCCCGTCATTATGCCGGAAGGCGAACTTCTGCGGCGCGCCGCAGCCTGGATTTGCAAGGAAAGAGAGGCTCGTCCCGGCAAATCGCTGTCGTCATGCATGGACGAAGCCGGCATGCGGTATAATTTGAGCCCCAAGGACCAGCAAATGCTGGCCGAACTGTTTGCTGAAAATAATGCTCATACTGCTCCGTGCGGCAAAGCCGCCGGGAGGACAGACTGAATATTTTGCGCGTCACGCTGGTACAGCGGTACATTATCAAGGAGCTCGCCCAGGGCTTTGTCTTGTGTTTCGTCTCGCTACTGACGCTCATCCTGATGGGGCGCGGGCTCCAGATGCGCAACCTTTTTCTGGGGCTCGATCTTTCCGCCCTGGATGCGGCGATGCTGTTCTTCTACATGATTCCCATGTTCATGCTGATCGTTGTGCCGTTTTCCTGCATGCTCACGGTATTTCTCTCCTTTTTGCGGATGAGCACGGACAGGGAGCTCGTGGCCCTGCGGGCGGGCGGGGTGAGCCTGTACCAGCTTCTTCCGGCGCCGCTTATTTTTTGCACCCTTTGCGCCGTGATGACGCTCTTTGTCTCCTTGTACGGCGTTTCCTGGGGTATGGACAATTTCCGCGCGACCATCGTGGATATCGCCAATAACCGCGCGCGCATCGTTGTCCAGCCGGGTGTGTTCAACCAGGACATCTTCGGGCTCACCCTCTTTGCCCGCCAGGTTGACCCGGACACCCAGGAAATGCGCAGCGTCATCTTTGAGGACAGGACGCAGGACAAGAAAAACCGCCTGACCATTCTGGCGGAGACCGGAACGATCAAGGCGGAGCCGAGCACCGGCAGCTTGCTCTTCACGTTGCATAACGGCCATATATACAGGGCGGACGGGGAGCAGTTCGGCATTCTCGGCTTTGACACGTACGAGATCCGGCTCGACCTCTCCAAAGTTTTTTCCGGCGCGGATATCGGTGAAATACGGCCCAAGGAAATGTCCTGGGATCAGCTGCGGCAGGCCTATCGCGAGCCGGACGTGTCCTCCCCGCGCTTTCAGTTGAAAGTGGCCGTGGAGTTGCAAAAACGCTGGGCCTTGCCCGTGTCCTGCATCGTTCTCGGGCTTTTTGCCATGCCGCTCGCCTGCATGTTCGAAGGAGTGCGGCGCCAGATGGGCGTGGTCCTTTCCCTGGTTACCTTCCTTATCTATTACAGCGTTTTTTCGCTGGGGATTTCCATCGGCGAATCCGGCAAGGTCGCCCCGGCCTTCGGTTTGTGGGTGCCGAACGCGCTGTTCGCGGTTCTCGGCATTCTGGGATTGTACCTGACCGTTCGTGAGCAGGTGCCCACTGTCCAGTCAATCCTGCTGCGCATTCCTTACCTCAGGCGGCGCGAGGAATTGCGGGTGCAGCAAGGGGACGGCCAATGAAGCTGTTGACGCGCTACCTTTTGCGGAACAATCTGTTTCTGCTGTTCGCCATCCTTTTGATAGGCACCGGGCTCTATGTGCTGACCGACCTTTTCGAGCGCCTGGATTATTTTTTGGACGCCTCGTTCAGCCTTTTCAACATCCTCTGGTTTTACGCCCTTAAAATCCCGTTCATCGTGGGGCAGATACTGCCCGCGGTTTTCCTGATCGCGGTCATCGTGCAGTTCAGCCTCATGGCCAAGGCGCGCGAGCTGGTCGCGTTGCAATCCGGCGGGGTTTCCCCCTTTTCCTTTCTGCGGTTTCTCCTGGTGTACGGGGTTCTCTGGGCCGTCCTGCAACTGGCGCTGGCGCAGGGGCTCGGCGTCGAGTGCGACAGGATCGCGACCAAAATCTGGCGGGAAGAGATAAAAGGCAAATCCGAGCATGACTTGGAAATGCGCGGCCTTTGGTTCGTTGACAAATCGTATATAGTCTATCTGGGCGTTGCCGACCCGATCGGCGGCAAGGGGACCGATTTTCTGGCGTATCAGTTGTCCGACGACAGCAAACAGATGCGCCAGATGATCCGGGCGGAATCCTTTTCCGTTGCCTCCAAAAGGGAATGGCGGCTGCACAACGCCACGGTCATTACACCGGAAAATTACGGCTACAAAGTGACGCCGGAGATGACCATACCGCTGCGGCAGGACCTGGCGGCGTTCGCGGCCATTGACCCGGACGTCAAACCCGCGCACCTGCCGGTATGGAGCCTTTACGAAGCCATCCGCAGCCTGGAGAAATCCGGGTCCAACGTTGAAGTCTTGCGGACGACGTTCCATTCCCGCTTCGCCTACGCGGCTTCGATCGTTGTCATGGGTATTCTGGGGCTGGCCATCGTGCTCTGGCGGAACAACGTGTATCTGGCCGTCGGGGTGGGGCTCGTGCTTACCTTTGTTTTTTACGCCGTCTCAACGCTCTGTATCAGCCTGGGCGAAAAAGGCGCGCTTGTCCCCGTGATTGCCGCGTGGTTTCCCGTGGGCCTGTTTTCCGTGCTGGGGCTGGCCGCTGTGTTCTGGCACATACGCCCGCGGTTGCGTTTGTCCTGAGGTTCCGGGCGCCGTCTAATCCGTGGCCATATCGCGCATGGCCTGCCATAGCGCGTCCAATCCCGTGCGGTCGAGGCTCGATGTAATGATGGGCGGCGCCGGGAGAAGGGCGGTCCAGTCTTTTTGCCGTTTCTGCCGTTCATTGCGGGTGCATTTGTCCGCTTTGGTCAGGATAGGAATACACCGCACGCCGTTGGCGGATGCGAAAGACAGCATGGCCAGGTCGGACTTTTGCGGCGGCAGGCGGCAATCAAGAAGAACGACCAGCCCGCGCAGCGCTTTCGCGGAAACAAGATATTGCTCAATGAGCGCCGCCCAGCGTTCCTGCTCGGTTTTGCTGCATTTGGCGTAGCCGTATCCGGGCAGGTCCACCAGAAAGAAGTTGTCGGGCTGCACGCGGTAATAGTTGACGCTGCGGGTTTTGCCGGGCGTGGAGCTGGTTTTGGCAAGCTGTTTTCTGCCCGCCAGCGCGTTGATGAGCGAGGATTTTCCCACATTGGAACGGCCTGCCAGCGCGATCTGCGGGGTATCGGCCCCCTGGAGCTGTTCCAGGGTGAAAGCCGTTGTTTCAAGTACCAAAGTGGGGTCCATACTGCCTCGCGTATCTTGACAATAACAATCATTGAAGGGAAAATATTTCGTTTTGACCCTCATAGCCCATACCCGCATAAAAGGAAAGCAATGGCAGCTCCCTATACAATCCTGGTGTTGAACGGGCCGAATCTCGGCGCCCTTGGCGTGCGCCAGCCGGAAATTTACGGAACGACCGGGATGGACGCCGTTCCCGCCCTTGTCGATACGATTCTCGGTCCTGTCGCAAAGTCTAGAGTAATTCTAGACTTCGACCA of uncultured delta proteobacterium contains these proteins:
- a CDS encoding Putative Chaperone protein clpB 1 (fragment) (Evidence 3 : Function proposed based on presence of conserved amino acid motif, structural feature or limited homology), coding for MHLIRGTEYLAAFPHFKLVDREQDLERISAVLIRKSCNSLLLTGPGGVGISALVLGLQAAKEFPDTPFDIIVKKLFWLDTDSLFSSGDSLRINDDFQRMLKKLDQTPESVLIIKDAFNFMEAAYNTGNSHFINALNSVDKSNSFQVILEARDEQLTAVYKWNSAIPELYTLYDVKEPTGANLTRIVANAGEELAAYHEIAIDPSAIEEAIHLTSKYRDSLGLGGAQPQRSISLLDRALASYRQLTHKHHPKIAELTARIAATPDAGEKAGLQTQLDAWIRDWEALKAEIGKTYKYQRDGEALRFTLQDELAALEDEAKNNTQPESSMVKTFAQLTANGFDSPQVAKIKDKIRQIDKEIAGNAEQHKKLVAIANKDLLLTRNEVIAEFSKISGIPATKLDENEIENLINLESNLLSRIFGQDDAVRHVANSIKVSKVDTMEESGPAVSYLFLGPSGVGKTEMAKAIAQYVLGDEKALVRFDMSEYMEKHAVAKLIGAPPGYEGFEAGGILTNSVRKKPVGVYLFDEKGGNIWAVRGCYNQNCDSDSSLYYRIKPSVFHHLWSLSHNGTIFLPDTIGSSVPTGLTRCEVDSYGIRTRVLMTFHVYPSILKIMCENYGAPEK
- a CDS encoding conserved hypothetical protein (Evidence 4 : Homologs of previously reported genes of unknown function), encoding MAKENFPISIRPCIKCGKIAVKIETTRPLGRTQDLYRVVCECGNGPTRWSVSEGAAIRLWNSHDAR
- a CDS encoding conserved hypothetical protein (Evidence 4 : Homologs of previously reported genes of unknown function); this encodes MVYTRPQNTRKLDKTQKVSLVKEYIAQYEQALREQGVEALNSKIQREVFAPILNDIGEILLSQAGSLLRENEDVKTFLKNNPLPRHMAELLPEEFRVFSLLLNSLKQWVSAESAATDRFLLGGTARQTCRKAVTHCIITGEPLGDSAELHHPVRDGRPPVLLSKKGHEIVERAVTRETAGEELGGEDLSESQNELWQDLQVMRSQRSQSWVQLREGCLHLLNPAEPCRPGAKSFANVVMRDTGRTPTDVLNLLDLMGK
- a CDS encoding Fic family protein → MDKRLFEVSLGFSWEPTVISVPHENRPDLALFMFKKNMAGIVWNSLGVFENNPSTLPQTETILQGQAVGGISIDQLSQVKRFGDAATQLIDSIKNVSFRLDMDFAKQLHAVVGKEEALEWGTLRSQQVHIHGVSYVPPAADELPSLAEKGFSFLREQMENPIERAIATFLFMSRTQFFFDCNKRTASLMMNGVLLSAGYYPITVLRETTEEFNEKLRAFYNSGEATEMFGYFGRVCSKLYPS
- the purC gene encoding Phosphoribosylaminoimidazole-succinocarboxamide synthase; the encoded protein is MQLVYRGKTKDVYEKGPGVFHLVFTDRVTKNDAGEIDPGGNNLAEETIPGQGEACLLMTSAIFKEINEKNIARTHMLSFDLPSLSMDVVKAKMFTPGIEWVARWVCTGSFLRRYAMVPGVKDGMRLPSPVFEVTLKDDAAGDPPIVPSALVALGIVDGKVMDELWEKNRAVMAAIKDMFTARKLDLWDIKIEWGLDENGAPLLIDEVSPGCCRAFKAGTTERVLGQELAEYFRR
- a CDS encoding conserved hypothetical protein (Evidence 4 : Homologs of previously reported genes of unknown function) is translated as MTISSIYANQPGTVGSTGEKYTPDARGDAAGKAPGSGTLQEMTDQAKLSSLAPRIQAVLSEIAGSENNVLNTLSANVEKLQEGFIDTLYTTLSENGVDLTQKMTLRLDRNNSLTVAGEHPEKERMDAILSENPALSTAFGEIASQSEVLRDLTNINKVMTRHTGMEAYTASGADKSSYSVYQMSLKGDMSHFYFSRT
- a CDS encoding transposase (fragment), encoding MATVERYYHQMIVHKNSHFQNRVCPRVLGIDEHRFTRRHGFVTTFCDLQKRKVIDIALGRDQGRLREFLLSLKGRERVKVVCIDMNSAYRTLVRQWFPNAMIVSDRFHVIRLVQHHFAKVCKLVDEEHISYGRGGLLRVLMTRPKEAMG
- a CDS encoding exported hypothetical protein (Evidence 5 : No homology to any previously reported sequences) — translated: MFLGTAVAPSSPAVTVAASAGKGVPYLFTHHNSPAFRIRIPADLQPCLGKTEYRRSLGRCYASEAKLRALRLATAALEVFAFVREVVLARDKYPLSQRNLIGTTYEGKTFSAGRSTPRPVSGDKMQVAQGETAYEHGYTPLFQGRALGSLTDDEIRTIAETTLLLALKGRQILSTEAGEEAFRRNLGPIPDDPEADAILDEVEEYLANDPTPALPEDDVMGRARRLSENCRKMEEELRVALISGKAHWYTARATERLLRWNGVSTDPETENADAILATPPKASMPFVRAYNEMLKMSMTDAKLGAQTALGEYEAHDAAIIRLEERQEQRREKRRVKVQTQPPTAAAVTPSAATAPEPETPPSGKKLSEAIEEMFRDKSLDGSWKPKVARMERAKFALFQAIVDPDDRLPVSRLSAAHLKRYKTIILQLPANRSKSRAYRDLGTPALIHLAESGGVPPEDRIKVNTIKTYFQSPTAFLNWAATSEYHTNPRIARILQIKAEKQPHEERDPFTDQDVTSLFSAHSFLVGTTAREQNRVARHGKLDSGGKASRFWVPLLGLFTGARLEELSQLHTDDIVLVNRQGDHRRVFVPGVSIPQAIVEAKTAAHGEGKETLCLFINMGKEYQRLKTAASRHYVPLSPVLTDDLAFLDYVGWIFKKAEAARAKGRLPQGDGRLFPELYRRKEEDNFGHQLSKWFNKYRKAVGIAPKKNEPQKNFHSFRHTLSRWCDQNRVMEKSAARHLGHSHDTMTYGRYAPDTLPHILYAEVTKGFSEYARPLLDLEGLKAGYWAGEANR
- a CDS encoding hypothetical protein (Evidence 5 : No homology to any previously reported sequences), coding for MPVIMPEGELLRRAAAWICKEREARPGKSLSSCMDEAGMRYNLSPKDQQMLAELFAENNAHTAPCGKAAGRTD